A stretch of Brassica rapa cultivar Chiifu-401-42 chromosome A08, CAAS_Brap_v3.01, whole genome shotgun sequence DNA encodes these proteins:
- the LOC103832922 gene encoding putative fucosyltransferase-like protein translates to MGVFSNLRGPRIGATHDELPVANTSSSSSSSPTLSIKRKLSSLLPICVALVVIAEICFLGRLDKVSLVNTLTDFFAQSPPSRPDQNIELMSESCEEWLTRQDSVTFSRDFNKDPIFVYGGQKDFQSCSIDCTFGDSSGRAPDASFGLGNQPGSLSILRSMESAQYYPENDISQARRSGYDIVMTTSLSSDVPVGYFSWAEYDIMAPVQPKTEKAVAAAFISNCGAPNFRLKALEALMKSSIKIDSYGGCHRNRDGEVDKVEALKRYKFSLAFENTNEEDYVTEKFFQSLVAGSVPVVVGAPNIDEFAPASDSFLHIKSMEDVEPVAKKMKYLAANPAAYNQTLRWKYEGPSDSFKALVDMAAVHSSCRLCIFLATRIQEQEEKSPSFKKRPCKCNRGGSDTVYHVFVRERGRFEMESIFLRGKHLTLEALESAVVAKFKSLKHEPVWKKERPPSLKGDNELRVHRIYPLGLTQRQALYKFKFEGNSSLSTHIQHNPCAKFEVVFV, encoded by the exons ATGGGTGTTTTCTCGAATCTCCGAGGACCCAGAATCGGAGCTACCCACGATGAACTGCCCGTAGCTAATACCTCTtcatcctcttcctcttctcccaCTTTATCTATAAAGCGAAAGCTGTCGAGTTTATTACCAATCTGCGTGGCTCTAGTAGTCATCGCCGAGATCTGCTTTCTGGGTCGTCTCGACAAAGTCTCCTTAGTCAACACGTTGACCGATTTCTTCGCCCAGTCTCCCCCGAGTAGACCCGACCAGAACATCGAGTTGATGTCGGAGAGCTGCGAGGAGTGGTTGACGAGACAAGACTCGGTGACTTTCTCTAGAGATTTCAATAAAGATCCAATCTTTGTCTACGGTGGTCAAAAG GACTTTCAATCATGTTCCATAGATTGTACATTTGGAGATAGCTCAGGTAGAGCACCAGACGCTTCCTTTGGATTAGGTAATCAACCTGGAAGTCTTAGTATACTCCGTTCCATGGAATCAGCTCAGTACTATCCGGAGAACGATATCTCACAGGCACGACG GAGTGGTTATGATATTGTGATGACCACTAGTCTTTCATCAGATGTTCCTGTTGGGTATTTTTCATGGGCTGAGTATGATATCATGGCTCCGGTTCAGCCCAAGACCGAGAAGGCTGTAGCTGCTGCTTTTATTTCCAACTGTGGTGCTCCGAATTTTCGACTGAAAGCACTTGAAGCCCTGATGAAGAGTAGCATCAAGATTGATTCTTATGGTGGTTGTCATAGGAACCGTGATGGAGAAG TTGACAAGGTTGAAGCTCTTAAGCGTTACAAGTTTAGTTTGGCTTTTGAGAACACTAACGAGGAGGATTATGTCACTGAGAAGTTCTTCCAGTCTCTAGTTGCTG GATCTGTACCCGTGGTTGTTGGTGCTCCGAATATAGATGAATTTGCGCCAGCTTCAGATTCATTCCTTCACATTAAGAGTATGGAAGATGTGGAGCCAGTTGCTAAGAAGATGAAGTATCTGGCTGCTAACCCTGCTGCTTATAATCAGACACTAAG ATGGAAGTATGAGGGTCCTTCAGATTCTTTCAAGGCACTTGTTGACATGGCTGCTGTACATTCTTCCTGTCGTCTCTGCATATTCCTAGCCACAAGGATCcaagaacaagaagagaaaAGTCCTAGTTTCAAGAAACGACCTTGCAAGTGCAACAGGGGAGGATCAGACACAGTTTATCATGTTTTTGTAAGAGAAAGAGGCCGCTTTGAGATGGAGTCAATCTTTCTGAG GGGTAAACATCTGACTCTGGAAGCTCTGGAATCTGCGGTTGTCGCCAAGTTCAAGTCTTTAAAACATGAGCCGGTGTGGAAGAAGGAAAGGCCTCCAAGCTTAAAAGGAGACAACGAGCTTAGAGTACACAGGATTTACCCGCTTGGCCTCACGCAGAGACAAGCTTTGTACAAGTTCAAATTCGAGGGAAACTCCAGTCTAAGTACTCACATTCAACACAACCCTTGTGCTAAATTCGAGGTTGTCTTTGTGTAG